One part of the Desulfovibrio sp. TomC genome encodes these proteins:
- a CDS encoding MFS transporter, translating into MIQSTTPAGPQPVARPALAMIGVNLMVFMATLDMSIVNVALPTLTESLDTDFATIQWVILSYVLVIASLLLLISRLGDMRDKKRIFSAGLVLFILASLCCGLSPSVYWLIGFRALQGIGAAMSQSLGMAIVTQIAPPASRGRALGFIGGTVAMGLMIGPPLGGVIIGLAGWRALFLLNVPLGILAFVAVRRYMPSLPPVRQGEQFDVPGAILACLTLACYCLGMTFMQRHGLTDPLALGLLGISAAGMAAFIVVERQSASPMLDLSLFSNPLVSLPLAMSVLVFITGASGFIMPFFLQSAQGHSVTQVGLMLMILPASMAITAPLSGSLADRYGTRVISLVGLLVLLGGCLALGTLTEHTPWWGYLLRSMPVGLGIGIFQAPNNSTIMGQMPPHRLGVGSGLANYARVFGQSTGLPLVGTIFSGLVAASGTVASHADFTNAPPAALAAGVAGVFHALSGMLVLAIALAAWAWKLETAKARKARS; encoded by the coding sequence ATGATACAGTCAACCACCCCAGCCGGGCCGCAGCCGGTTGCGCGTCCGGCCTTGGCCATGATCGGGGTCAACCTCATGGTTTTTATGGCCACGCTGGATATGAGCATCGTCAACGTGGCCCTGCCCACCCTGACGGAGAGCCTGGACACGGATTTCGCCACCATCCAGTGGGTCATTTTAAGCTACGTGCTGGTCATTGCCAGCCTGCTGCTCCTGATCTCGCGCCTGGGCGACATGCGCGACAAGAAACGCATTTTCTCCGCCGGGCTGGTTCTTTTCATCCTGGCCTCGCTGTGCTGCGGCCTGTCCCCGTCGGTGTACTGGCTGATCGGCTTTCGGGCGCTCCAGGGCATCGGCGCGGCCATGAGCCAGTCCCTTGGCATGGCCATCGTGACCCAGATCGCCCCCCCGGCCAGCCGGGGCCGGGCCTTGGGCTTCATCGGCGGCACCGTGGCCATGGGCCTCATGATCGGGCCGCCCCTTGGCGGGGTTATCATCGGTCTGGCCGGCTGGCGGGCTCTGTTTCTCTTAAACGTCCCGCTCGGCATCCTGGCCTTTGTGGCCGTTCGCCGCTACATGCCCTCGCTCCCTCCGGTACGCCAGGGGGAGCAGTTCGATGTGCCCGGGGCCATTCTCGCCTGCCTGACCCTGGCCTGCTACTGCCTGGGCATGACCTTCATGCAACGCCACGGGCTGACTGATCCGCTCGCCTTGGGCCTGCTTGGCATAAGCGCCGCCGGTATGGCCGCCTTTATCGTTGTGGAGCGCCAAAGCGCCTCCCCCATGCTCGACCTGTCGCTTTTTTCCAATCCTCTGGTATCGCTGCCCCTGGCCATGTCCGTCCTGGTGTTCATCACCGGGGCCAGCGGCTTTATCATGCCGTTTTTCCTGCAATCCGCCCAAGGCCATAGCGTCACCCAGGTGGGTCTTATGCTGATGATCCTGCCGGCCTCCATGGCCATCACGGCCCCACTCTCCGGCTCCCTGGCCGACCGCTACGGCACGCGGGTCATAAGCCTCGTAGGGCTTCTCGTGCTCCTTGGCGGCTGTCTGGCCCTGGGGACGCTGACCGAGCACACGCCCTGGTGGGGTTACCTGCTGCGTTCCATGCCGGTGGGCCTTGGCATCGGCATCTTCCAGGCCCCCAACAACTCCACCATCATGGGCCAGATGCCGCCCCACCGCCTGGGCGTCGGGTCGGGACTGGCCAACTACGCCCGGGTGTTTGGCCAATCAACCGGCCTGCCGCTGGTGGGGACGATCTTTTCCGGACTGGTGGCGGCTTCCGGAACGGTGGCCAGCCACGCTGATTTCACCAACGCCCCGCCAGCCGCTCTGGCAGCCGGCGTGGCCGGCGTGTTCCACGCCCTGTCTGGCATGTTGGTGCTGGCCATCGCCCTGGCGGCCTGGGCCTGGAAATTGGAAACCGCCAAGGCCCGCAAGGCGCGTTCCTGA
- a CDS encoding class I SAM-dependent methyltransferase has product MTTGDDAGIGYSDGSEAWLHTFFTDHAVNEYELYPKDASWAVRYHLSPRRKTLLSWIDFGPGGRILELGAGCGALTAHLASLPHRITAVEGSPDRAAVIRARLPNAPNLEIIAANAVGLPYDGLFDVVTLVGVLEYAGAFVDGPEPYARLLAEARRYLAPDGCLILALENRLGHKYLAGLPEDHTGRPYDGINGYPGGPGVRTFDRPTLEAMLGRAGFAATRWHYPSPDYKMPDAVVSQAALTRDGFSVLPLLELPTSDPGGRAVPAFGERQFLRSTLSGGVAGHFMNSFLVLAAAREDAPLLAANAGTLAVAVNADSCPPHFQTMTRFVDKGPDGVVVTRRNLHHLPPLSFAAGRQQIKASEPYHLGYASFLEMIVDAVEDGDPARAGRLLIQWMERVASRARPGNPALAADFGAFGRNQLGADLYPGHDNEHWLPGSLLDAHPGNVLRHPGTGDVRYIDLEWQLACHIPLQLLIDRGVNLVGQKLKAQARYLGLSETAGLPPAMDRMLARHPLSRRADTDSLARFTHWLFAAVTSGSLDHRLPGVAP; this is encoded by the coding sequence ATGACCACCGGGGATGACGCCGGCATAGGCTACAGCGACGGCTCGGAAGCCTGGCTGCACACATTTTTTACAGACCACGCCGTCAACGAATACGAGCTCTATCCCAAGGATGCCTCCTGGGCCGTGCGCTACCATCTCTCGCCGCGCCGAAAGACCTTGCTCTCCTGGATCGATTTCGGTCCGGGCGGCCGCATCCTGGAACTCGGAGCCGGCTGCGGGGCGCTGACCGCCCATCTGGCCAGCCTGCCCCATCGCATAACGGCCGTGGAAGGCTCCCCGGACCGGGCGGCCGTCATCCGCGCCCGCCTTCCAAACGCTCCCAATCTGGAGATCATCGCCGCCAACGCCGTGGGTCTGCCCTACGACGGCCTCTTCGATGTGGTGACTCTGGTCGGCGTTCTGGAATACGCCGGGGCCTTTGTGGACGGCCCCGAGCCGTATGCCAGGCTCCTGGCCGAAGCCCGGCGCTATCTCGCCCCGGACGGCTGCTTGATCCTGGCCCTGGAAAACCGCCTGGGACACAAATACCTGGCCGGGTTGCCCGAAGACCACACCGGCCGGCCCTATGACGGCATAAACGGCTATCCCGGCGGACCCGGGGTGCGCACCTTTGACCGGCCGACCCTGGAGGCCATGCTGGGTCGGGCCGGTTTTGCCGCCACCCGCTGGCACTATCCGTCTCCGGACTACAAAATGCCCGACGCCGTCGTCAGCCAGGCGGCGCTCACCCGTGACGGCTTTTCCGTTTTGCCGCTCCTGGAATTGCCCACGTCCGACCCGGGCGGCCGGGCCGTGCCGGCCTTTGGCGAACGCCAGTTTTTGCGTTCGACCCTGTCCGGCGGTGTGGCCGGCCATTTCATGAACTCATTTCTTGTCCTGGCCGCTGCCCGGGAGGACGCCCCCCTGCTTGCCGCCAACGCCGGGACCCTGGCCGTGGCGGTCAATGCCGACTCCTGCCCGCCGCATTTCCAGACCATGACCCGGTTTGTGGACAAAGGACCGGACGGCGTGGTCGTGACCCGGCGAAACCTCCACCATCTCCCGCCCCTGTCCTTTGCCGCCGGCCGCCAGCAGATAAAGGCCAGCGAACCGTATCACCTCGGCTACGCCAGCTTTCTGGAGATGATTGTGGATGCGGTGGAAGACGGCGACCCGGCCCGGGCCGGCCGGCTGCTGATCCAGTGGATGGAACGGGTCGCCTCCCGGGCCAGACCCGGCAACCCGGCGTTGGCGGCTGATTTTGGCGCCTTTGGCCGCAACCAGCTTGGCGCGGACCTCTACCCGGGCCACGACAACGAACACTGGCTGCCCGGCAGTCTCCTGGACGCCCATCCCGGCAACGTGCTGCGCCATCCTGGCACGGGCGATGTGCGCTATATCGACCTCGAATGGCAGCTCGCCTGCCACATCCCCCTGCAACTGCTCATTGACCGGGGCGTCAATCTCGTCGGGCAAAAACTTAAGGCCCAGGCCCGCTACCTGGGGCTGTCCGAGACGGCCGGCCTGCCCCCGGCCATGGACCGAATGCTCGCCCGCCATCCCCTGTCGCGCCGGGCCGACACCGACTCCCTGGCCCGCTTTACCCACTGGCTCTTTGCCGCCGTGACCAGCGGCAGCCTGGACCACCGCCTCCCGGGCGTTGCCCCATAA
- a CDS encoding pyridoxal phosphate-dependent aminotransferase, whose product MTSLPYCFSQRAHNIKISATKLMPMLASEIGGCVSLGQGVPSFATPPHVVEAVCQALTDLPSAGKYSLQPGTVELRRAVADLLAAEKQLLADPEREIAITVGGMEALLCAVLCLCERGDEVIVPEPFYPSHVEQVLLAEARPVFVPLRRHDWSLDPEAVAAAVTPRTRAIIINSPHNPTGSVFAKADLLAVAEIALRHGLYVVCDDTYDALAYDEPAFSLASLPELRPWLVAVGSFSKRFALTGWRVGYAFAPEPIMAQMLKVHDCTAICAPTPSQIAALASLTGPQHIYTGFLNALRDRRRRIMERLDAIPGIAYNAPGGAFYIMARYELPGAPMDVATRLIREARVITIPGDSFGPGGAQSLRLSFGGDMAEIDTACDRLDAWLRGQ is encoded by the coding sequence GTGACCAGCCTGCCATATTGTTTCAGCCAACGTGCCCACAACATCAAGATTTCCGCCACCAAGCTCATGCCCATGCTGGCCAGCGAGATCGGGGGCTGCGTCTCCCTTGGCCAGGGCGTGCCGTCCTTTGCCACCCCGCCCCACGTGGTCGAGGCCGTGTGCCAGGCGCTAACCGATCTGCCCTCGGCCGGGAAATATTCCCTCCAGCCCGGAACCGTGGAACTGCGCCGGGCCGTGGCCGATTTGCTGGCCGCCGAAAAACAGCTGCTGGCCGATCCGGAACGGGAAATCGCCATCACCGTGGGCGGGATGGAAGCACTGTTGTGCGCTGTCTTGTGCCTATGCGAACGCGGCGACGAGGTTATCGTCCCGGAGCCGTTTTATCCCTCCCATGTGGAGCAGGTGCTGTTGGCCGAAGCCCGTCCGGTTTTTGTTCCCCTTCGCCGCCACGACTGGAGCCTTGACCCCGAGGCCGTGGCCGCTGCCGTCACCCCGCGCACCCGGGCAATTATCATCAATTCGCCGCACAACCCCACCGGCTCGGTCTTTGCCAAGGCCGATCTGCTGGCCGTGGCCGAGATTGCCCTGCGCCACGGTCTGTATGTCGTCTGCGACGACACCTACGACGCCCTGGCCTATGACGAACCGGCCTTTTCCCTGGCCAGCCTGCCCGAGCTTCGGCCCTGGCTCGTGGCCGTGGGCAGCTTTTCCAAACGCTTTGCCCTGACCGGCTGGCGCGTGGGCTACGCCTTTGCCCCGGAACCGATCATGGCCCAAATGCTCAAGGTCCACGACTGCACGGCCATTTGCGCCCCCACCCCGTCGCAGATCGCCGCCCTGGCCTCGCTGACCGGCCCCCAGCACATCTACACCGGGTTCCTCAACGCCCTGCGGGACAGACGCCGGCGCATCATGGAGCGCCTCGACGCCATCCCCGGCATCGCCTACAATGCCCCGGGCGGGGCTTTTTACATCATGGCCCGCTACGAGCTGCCGGGCGCGCCCATGGATGTGGCCACCCGGCTGATCCGGGAAGCCCGGGTGATCACCATTCCGGGCGACAGCTTCGGTCCGGGCGGGGCACAGAGCCTGCGGCTGTCCTTTGGCGGCGACATGGCCGAAATCGACACGGCCTGCGACCGCCTGGACGCATGGCTGCGAGGGCAATGA
- a CDS encoding glutaredoxin family protein, with protein sequence MPRTRSLTTRTLPLALAIALLLAVAQFAAAGPVVELYVTSWCPYCTKTKAYFDGKGIPYTVYDIDKDPAANMRFKRYGGRGVPLVMIDGAAIAGYSVAEFEKALAAPKTAQSHPKIATP encoded by the coding sequence ATGCCCCGTACTCGTTCCCTGACCACCCGCACCCTTCCCCTGGCCCTGGCCATTGCCCTGCTCCTGGCCGTCGCCCAATTCGCCGCCGCTGGTCCCGTCGTGGAGCTTTATGTCACCAGCTGGTGCCCCTACTGCACCAAAACCAAAGCCTACTTTGACGGCAAGGGTATCCCCTACACCGTCTACGACATCGACAAGGACCCGGCCGCCAATATGCGCTTCAAGCGCTATGGCGGGCGCGGCGTGCCGCTGGTCATGATCGACGGCGCCGCCATTGCCGGCTATTCCGTGGCGGAATTTGAAAAGGCCCTGGCCGCCCCCAAAACGGCCCAGTCCCATCCCAAAATCGCCACCCCGTAG
- a CDS encoding metal-dependent hydrolase, with product MPGYKMHIAGAAAVTGAAVAGASWLGFYRPGFETSICLGLFSVLGGLFPDVDTDSKGRRFFYGAALVVDGFLIFREQYRYAAVLGFCALLPAIGSHRGWTHSWWAALLIPSSVLLAPMLLLGLPWKPFIPYYVATVLGYFSHLLLDRKF from the coding sequence ATGCCGGGATACAAGATGCACATTGCCGGTGCGGCTGCGGTCACCGGGGCGGCCGTAGCCGGGGCGTCATGGCTTGGGTTTTACCGCCCCGGGTTTGAGACCTCGATTTGCCTCGGGCTTTTTTCCGTTTTGGGCGGGCTGTTCCCCGATGTGGACACCGACTCCAAGGGGCGGCGTTTTTTTTACGGCGCAGCCCTGGTCGTGGACGGATTCCTCATCTTTCGTGAGCAGTACCGCTATGCGGCGGTACTGGGTTTTTGCGCTTTGCTGCCGGCCATAGGCTCCCATCGAGGCTGGACCCATTCCTGGTGGGCGGCCCTTTTAATCCCCAGCTCCGTCCTGCTGGCCCCCATGCTCCTGCTCGGGCTGCCCTGGAAGCCGTTTATTCCCTACTATGTAGCCACGGTGCTCGGCTACTTTTCCCATCTGCTGCTTGACCGCAAGTTCTGA
- a CDS encoding substrate-binding periplasmic protein, whose protein sequence is MSRRLLCAILASLAALAFQSWPGPVLAGESIHPVTVLVFHRPPYYLLNEGKAAGGFLLLAALEVFDRARIPVTVREMPPGRIVATVADGKSQVCAVGWIKTPEREAFARFSLPLYRNQPVAVAISRTLPMASAPPPNLADLLRTELHWGLREGFSYGKHFDKAFAEHPPRSVKRFSDTTHLVELVAQGRLDAMLVDPEELAWIISQKPELGAHIRLLQLADAPPGVERSIMCSTAVPPETIARLDGAVTEFLATDQYRDMTSLSLPH, encoded by the coding sequence ATGTCCAGACGTCTGTTGTGTGCCATTTTGGCTTCATTGGCCGCCTTGGCCTTCCAGTCGTGGCCGGGGCCGGTCCTGGCCGGTGAATCAATCCATCCTGTGACAGTGCTCGTATTCCATCGCCCACCCTATTATCTGCTCAACGAAGGCAAGGCTGCTGGGGGTTTTCTCCTCTTGGCCGCCCTGGAGGTCTTTGACCGGGCCAGGATTCCCGTCACGGTGCGGGAAATGCCGCCGGGGCGCATCGTCGCTACCGTCGCCGACGGCAAAAGCCAGGTCTGCGCCGTGGGCTGGATCAAAACCCCGGAGCGCGAGGCATTTGCCCGCTTCAGCCTGCCGCTGTACCGCAACCAGCCGGTGGCAGTGGCCATCAGCCGTACCCTGCCTATGGCGTCGGCCCCGCCGCCGAACCTGGCCGACCTACTTCGCACGGAACTGCACTGGGGGCTTCGCGAGGGATTTTCCTATGGGAAGCATTTCGACAAGGCCTTTGCAGAACACCCCCCACGCTCCGTCAAACGCTTTTCCGACACCACCCATCTGGTGGAGCTTGTCGCTCAGGGCCGCCTTGACGCCATGCTGGTCGATCCTGAAGAACTGGCCTGGATAATCAGCCAAAAGCCGGAGCTTGGCGCCCACATCCGGCTGCTCCAGTTGGCTGATGCGCCGCCCGGGGTTGAGCGCTCCATCATGTGCAGCACGGCCGTCCCGCCCGAAACAATCGCCCGCCTCGACGGCGCCGTCACCGAATTCCTCGCCACGGACCAATACCGCGACATGACCAGCCTGTCCCTGCCGCACTGA
- a CDS encoding chemotaxis protein, with amino-acid sequence MSSNTNILLESGTNELEIVEFYLEEPTSSGKTYVGYYGVNVAKVLEIIRLPKVTEMPQTPHPCVLGTFNLRNKVVPLVDLSLWLGKDRSHNASDKVVVTEFNRVVSAFRVSGVTRIHRLSWEQIEPPSIQVQTYSGNSVTGVVQLDTRVVFILDMEKIVADLNPELALKELDEEVFVERQKELPDKDMIFKALIADDSTTIRRMIGTSLEKAGFEVTRTINGRIAWDQLLEWKTAAATENRPITDFVHVLVSDIEMPAMDGHSLTRKVKEDPVLKQLPVILFSSLITDSLRHKGEAVGADDQVSKPEMLQLAEKARALAWERLAAISA; translated from the coding sequence ATGAGCAGCAATACCAATATCCTCCTTGAATCCGGTACCAACGAACTCGAAATCGTTGAATTTTATCTGGAGGAGCCGACGTCGTCGGGCAAGACTTACGTTGGCTATTACGGGGTCAACGTTGCCAAGGTGCTGGAGATCATCAGGTTGCCCAAGGTCACAGAGATGCCGCAGACGCCGCATCCTTGCGTTTTGGGGACGTTTAACTTGCGCAACAAGGTCGTGCCGTTGGTGGACCTCAGTCTGTGGCTTGGCAAGGACCGTTCGCACAATGCCTCGGACAAGGTGGTGGTGACGGAATTTAACCGGGTGGTCAGCGCCTTCCGGGTGTCCGGCGTCACCCGTATCCATCGTCTGAGCTGGGAGCAGATCGAGCCGCCAAGCATCCAGGTCCAGACCTATTCCGGCAATTCCGTGACCGGCGTGGTCCAGCTCGATACCCGGGTGGTCTTTATTTTGGACATGGAAAAGATCGTGGCCGATCTCAATCCGGAACTGGCGCTCAAGGAACTTGACGAGGAAGTCTTTGTCGAGCGGCAAAAAGAGCTGCCGGACAAGGACATGATCTTCAAGGCGCTTATTGCCGACGACTCGACCACCATCCGCCGCATGATCGGCACGTCGCTGGAAAAGGCCGGCTTTGAGGTGACGCGCACCATAAACGGCCGCATCGCCTGGGATCAATTGCTCGAGTGGAAGACGGCGGCGGCCACCGAGAATCGGCCCATCACCGATTTTGTGCATGTCCTTGTGTCCGACATCGAGATGCCGGCCATGGATGGCCACAGCCTGACCAGGAAAGTCAAGGAAGACCCGGTGCTCAAGCAGTTGCCGGTGATCCTTTTCTCCTCGCTTATCACCGACAGCCTGCGCCACAAGGGCGAGGCCGTCGGAGCCGACGATCAGGTGTCCAAGCCGGAAATGCTCCAACTGGCCGAGAAGGCCCGGGCCTTGGCCTGGGAACGTCTGGCCGCCATCAGCGCCTGA
- a CDS encoding N-acetylmuramoyl-L-alanine amidase family protein → MPLRRLTPLPRLLLILLAVVLAESGILWAGCLPATLGIAVDAGHGPRLPGATSASGVAEYRFNDRLAGNVVAALRAAGFPKAFRIDPTGLDLSPAGRAKQANAAKAGLLISIHHDSAQPQFFTSHTENGKTMRFCDLFAGYSIFYSGRNRHPDDSLALARLIGRQMRREGLPFTRHHAADIPGERRPLVDDQVGVYRYDGLAVLHAAAMPAVLVEAGVIVNRAEETALAGEERQTQTARAIARAVVNWCAGLRP, encoded by the coding sequence ATGCCCCTTCGCCGCCTGACGCCATTGCCCCGGCTTCTCCTGATCCTTCTGGCCGTTGTCCTGGCCGAGAGCGGAATACTTTGGGCCGGCTGCTTGCCGGCCACTCTGGGCATTGCCGTCGACGCCGGACACGGCCCCAGGCTCCCAGGGGCCACCAGCGCCTCCGGCGTGGCCGAATATCGCTTCAACGACCGGCTGGCCGGCAACGTCGTGGCCGCCCTCAGGGCGGCCGGCTTTCCCAAGGCCTTTCGCATTGACCCGACCGGACTTGATCTGTCCCCGGCCGGCCGGGCCAAGCAGGCCAACGCGGCCAAGGCCGGCCTGCTCATCTCCATCCACCATGACTCGGCCCAGCCGCAGTTTTTCACCAGCCACACGGAAAACGGCAAGACCATGCGCTTTTGCGACCTCTTTGCCGGCTATTCAATTTTCTATTCCGGCCGCAACCGACACCCCGACGACAGCCTGGCCCTGGCCCGGCTCATCGGCCGGCAGATGCGCCGGGAGGGCTTGCCCTTTACCCGCCACCACGCTGCCGACATCCCGGGTGAGCGCCGGCCTCTGGTGGATGATCAGGTGGGTGTCTACCGCTACGACGGATTGGCCGTGCTCCACGCCGCAGCCATGCCGGCGGTGCTGGTGGAGGCCGGGGTCATCGTCAATCGGGCTGAGGAAACGGCCCTGGCCGGCGAGGAGCGCCAAACGCAAACAGCCCGGGCGATTGCCCGGGCTGTGGTCAACTGGTGTGCGGGCTTGCGCCCGTAA
- a CDS encoding MTH1187 family thiamine-binding protein produces MSTILDFSIFPLDKGENLSAYVARAIRIVRASGLPYVFSPMSTSIEGEWDEVLAVVTRCKEELEKDCGRIHIAIRIDWRSGPAGRITAKIEAVEEKLRQD; encoded by the coding sequence ATGAGCACTATTCTGGATTTTTCGATCTTCCCGCTGGATAAGGGCGAAAATCTGTCGGCCTATGTGGCCAGGGCCATCCGCATCGTGCGCGCCTCCGGCCTGCCCTACGTCTTTTCCCCCATGTCCACGAGCATCGAGGGCGAATGGGACGAGGTCCTGGCCGTTGTCACTCGCTGCAAGGAGGAACTGGAGAAAGATTGCGGCCGCATCCATATCGCCATCCGCATCGACTGGCGCTCCGGTCCGGCCGGAAGGATCACGGCCAAAATCGAAGCCGTGGAGGAAAAACTGCGCCAGGATTGA